A DNA window from Oncorhynchus tshawytscha isolate Ot180627B linkage group LG13, Otsh_v2.0, whole genome shotgun sequence contains the following coding sequences:
- the LOC112265119 gene encoding flavin reductase (NADPH), with protein sequence MSESIKNVAIFGATGMTGLVTLPLAVAAGYNVTVLVRDPVRLPAEHKACRVVVGDVLNKEDVKKTMEGQDAVIIILGTRSDLGPTTMMSEGTRNILDAMKARGIRKVVGCMSAFLLWDRSKVPPRLLPVTEDHDRMYMVLKESGLDCVAVMPPHIDDNLPLTEKYTVTENMLKGRVISKYDLGHFFVKCLSISDWDRKTVGVCGEYS encoded by the exons ATGTCAGAATCGATCAAGAATGTTGCAATATTTGGGGCCACGGGAATGACCGGACTGGTGACATTACCACTGGCTGTTGCAGCGG GTTACAATGTGACAGTGCTGGTGAGAGACCCTGTCAGGCTGCCTGCAGAACACAAAGCCTGCAGGGTGGTGGTGGGAGATGTCCTCAATAAGGAGGATGTGAAGAAGACCATGGAGGGTCAGGATGCTGTTATCATCATTTTGGGCACCAGAAGTGACCTCG GTCCCACAACAATGATGTCAGAAGGAACCAGAAACATCTTAGACGCCATGAAAGCTCGGGGGATCCGCAAAGTAGTTGGCTGCATGTCAG CCTTCCTCCTATGGGACCGGTCTAAAGTGCCACCCAGGCTCCTGCCGGTCACAGAGGACCATGATAGGATGTACATGGTGCTGAAGGAGTCAGGGCTGGACTGCGTGGCTGTCATGCCCCCTCACATCGACG ATAATCTCCCTTTGACTGAGaagtacacagtgacagagaaCATGCTGAAAGGGCGGGTCATTTCCAAATATGACCTGGGACACTTCTTCGTCAAGTGCTTGTCCATCTCTGACTGGGACAGGAAGACCGTTGGGGTTTGCGGGGAATACAGTTAA
- the LOC112265120 gene encoding SERTA domain-containing protein 3, which translates to MMMISKGQKRKVDDVVGGMRSGTWESQRQSVLGISLVKYHRGQELMEPSLRRSVLIANTLRHIHLENKPPYGLVNLTGPVPPMVPSKPCTHRESGLGVVNSASGVKDKEDVWMSSESDFSLSAAVSSILKELDLTVDGGRSPQRTPFRSIENLPGDLGLKRSWVAFGCVEEVVCSSYLQDVKLDELFHDIDTSVFDREMGVRALCCSQ; encoded by the coding sequence atgatgatgatatcCAAGGGACAGAAGCGCAAAGTCGATGATGTCGTGGGGGGCATGCGTAGCGGCACTTGGGAGAGCCAGCGGCAGTCCGTGCTTGGCATCTCCCTTGTCAAGTACCACCGCGGGCAGGAGCTGATGGAGCCTAGTTTGCGTCGCTCCGTGTTGATAGCCAACACCCTGCGGCATATACACCTAGAAAACAAGCCTCCATATGGGTTAGTTAACCTGACAGGACCAGTGCCACCCATGGTCCCATCTAAACCCTGCACCCACAGGGAGTCTGGTCTGGGTGTTGTAAACAGTGCCTCAGGTGTCAAGGACAAGGAGGATGTCTGGATGTCCTCAGAGAGTGacttctccctgtcagctgctGTCTCCTCCATTCTGAAAGAACTAGATTTGACTGTCGATGGAGGGCGGTCACCTCAGAGGACACCTTTCAGGTCCATTGAGAACCTACCTGGAGACCTGGGGCTCAAACGGAGCTGGGTGGCTTTTGGTTGCGTGGAGGAGGTTGTGTGTTCCAGCTACCTGCAGGATGTAAAACTAGATGAACTTTTCCATGACATCGACACATCAGTGTTTGACAGGGAGATGGGGGTCCGAGCACTCTGCTGCAGCCAGTGA